Below is a window of Lacibacter sp. H407 DNA.
TTATTTATTCCACTTGTTCCTATTCATCAGAAGAAGATGAAGAAATACTGGATTGGATAGAAACAAACTGCAAAGTGGAAAGTATAAAATTGGAAGTGGAAGAAGAGTGGAGTATTGATGAAGTAGAATCAACAGCAGGTGCTTATGGTTATCGTTTCTGGCCATACAAAGTAAAAGGCGAGGGGTTCTTTATTGCCGCCTTTCGGAAAAAAGAATCGCCGGATGCATTACGTTTGAAAATAAAAAACACACAACTTGCTTCAAAGCAGGAAGCAGTGATTGCAGTAAATTGGTTGAAGAAGAAGGAAGGTTTAACCTTCATCAAACAAGGGCAAAATATTGCAGCCATTCCATCACAATGGAACGAAACTATCCAATACCTCATGCAGGAATTGAAAGTGCGTTATGCAGGGGTAGAGTTAGGAACCATTGCAAAGAATGATCTGCTTCCTGAACATGCATTGGCTGTATCAACTATTCTTAAAGATGATGTTGTAAAAGTGGAGCTTACACTTGAACAATCATTAGACTACCTGCGTAAAAATGAGATCAACATCGATAGCCCGCATAAAGGTTGGGCATTGGCAGTGTACAACAACTTTCCACTTGGCTGGATGAAATTACTCGGAAACCGTATCAATAATTATTATCCGAAGGAGTGGCGCATTTTGATGAGATGATGATAGACCACAGACCATCACATGTTCATAGTTCATGAACCAACTCATTACTCATCACTCATCATTTGAATTTCGTATTGAACAACAGTTTAAACCCTGTCCAGATAAGAATAGCTGCTGTACTGTAAAATAATACTTTAATACCGCCGCTCTCCGGTTGATAGATCATGAGCAATGTTGCGCAGATCATCAGCAAACCAAGAATAAACACATAGGCAAGACGATTGAAGTTCTGCCGCAGTGCTTTGTTGGTAAAACTATCCTCTCTGAAGTTGATCTCATGTTTCAATACGCCGGTGCGAAGATTATTAACGATCTCTTTAATGTCGGTTGGCAGGCGATCAACAATGTAGAGATAATCCTCTGCTGAATTCATCACTTTGTTTACAATGGCATCGAAGCTGAATTTCTCTTTGATCTTTTCTTTTGCAAATGGTTCGATCATATTGATGAGCGAAATATCAGCTTCCAGTGCTTCTGCAAATTTCTGAATAGTACCCAGTGTTTTTAATAACATGTAAAGATTGGTGGGTACTTTTAATCCGTGGCGTAAGATCACTTTGAACGTATCGGCCATCAAATTAGAGATATCAACTTTTTCATACGGAATATAACTGTACTTATGGATCAGTTCACCTATTTCAAATTCAAGGTCAAGATGTTCTTTATAAAAATTGATATTCAGTAATGCCAGCAATGCTTTTGTAATGCGGTGTGTATCCTGCCTTGCAAAGCCCAGCATAAAGTTGATGAGTGCCTGTATCTGCGCCGGTTTTAAACTGGCCGTCATTCCATGATCGAGCAACACCACCTGGTTGTTATCCCGGATCAATAAATTTCCTGCATGCGGATCGGCATGGAAAAAACCATGCTTCATGATCATTTTTAAAATGATCTGTGTACCGTTCAATGCAATTTGTTTTGTATCGAATCCTTTTGCGATCAATTCCTCTTTGGCATCGGGTTCAACACCTGTTACAAATTCCATCACCAGAATTTTTTGCGTACTGAACTCACTAAACACTTTTGGTATGTAACAGTAGTCATCGTATTTAAACATTTCCGAAAACCGCATCATGTTGGAAGCTTCATTGGAAAAATCCAATTCCTTCTTCATGATGTTCCCGAAATCTTCTACAAACTCGATCACGTTAAAACTGGCTAATTCAGGATATGACTTCACCACCTGCTCAGCCAGTACTTTCATTAAT
It encodes the following:
- a CDS encoding ABC1 kinase family protein, yielding MWIFRVNRLFRSIIRLISIVLIICKHGLRNGINNNRFLRRIVDPKGKNLTTRAERLRLMIEDLGPTFVKFGQIVADRPDLVSEQLRNELKKLQTSAKPFDNAQAWRIMEEELGDPIHEVFEQLDHTPIASASIAQVYRGKLRSGETVAVKVQRPHIKQKITVDLVLMKVLAEQVVKSYPELASFNVIEFVEDFGNIMKKELDFSNEASNMMRFSEMFKYDDYCYIPKVFSEFSTQKILVMEFVTGVEPDAKEELIAKGFDTKQIALNGTQIILKMIMKHGFFHADPHAGNLLIRDNNQVVLLDHGMTASLKPAQIQALINFMLGFARQDTHRITKALLALLNINFYKEHLDLEFEIGELIHKYSYIPYEKVDISNLMADTFKVILRHGLKVPTNLYMLLKTLGTIQKFAEALEADISLINMIEPFAKEKIKEKFSFDAIVNKVMNSAEDYLYIVDRLPTDIKEIVNNLRTGVLKHEINFREDSFTNKALRQNFNRLAYVFILGLLMICATLLMIYQPESGGIKVLFYSTAAILIWTGFKLLFNTKFK